One window of Apium graveolens cultivar Ventura unplaced genomic scaffold, ASM990537v1 ctg971, whole genome shotgun sequence genomic DNA carries:
- the LOC141705763 gene encoding WPP domain-interacting protein 2-like, with product MEMKGESSLLEFVEDNQLNLVHRNGACSAENVGNNLSVNGMKMKPEGVLGGSTPQVKKGKGLRRWKRVPRGESSKERGESTGNGKGGKRGLPNVRNSAETKQRSEGSVSSTNAVVRSQGGVVGGFDFGMVVGPNNFAATDSENSEDRSSKSSTAASAPRWRLEAAVGGYIGDNNGIASSNRDQNLVALMGQQGKIRTGFGKKPRGNQVKIEKENSHSSMESDSQSSIFVFVQGASSVTSKGRQSRRSANYDGENSDDEAQGSEQRFAEELQAGFRKNMAEFEEVSQRCLDADNIGLSEDQDPLLESITALQSAQDALAQELLKFREFGKDDSDVVQNSSPNLSEPQQYGETRQTRPTSLESEIVNLKCNVNELESKLADTRSMLKVKEDKVIELEASLNSSAPQLKENRKIIDLEERNLRELKSGLESLFKEKIEAEVESLVVSTCQDLKIAARDEITFLEEQKTLVTEQAEIVNLSENLGNRATMLKRRVDNLEIEAEAGEIVKLEKRICKVASLFFIQLVLLFPVLCFFVFQLVPEYTEDVPT from the exons ATGGAAATGAAGGGTGAAAGTTCTTTACTTGAATTTGTTGAAGATAATCAACTTAATTTGGTTCATAGGAATGGTGCTTGTAGTGCTGAAAATGTTGGGAACAATTTATCGGTGAATGGAATGAAAATGAAACCCGAGGGGGTGCTTGGCGGTTCGACCCCTCAGGTTAAGAAAGGGAAGGGGTTGAGGAGGTGGAAAAGGGTTCCGAGGGGGGAATCTAGTAAGGAACGGGGTGAGAGTACGGGTAATGGTAAAGGAGGGAAGAGAGGGTTGCCGAATGTGAGAAATTCTGCTGAGACGAAGCAGAGAAGTGAGGGGTCGGTTTCGTCTACTAATGCTGTGGTGAGAAGTCAAGGAGGTGTTGTTGGTGGTTTTGATTTTGGGATGGTAGTTGGACCTAATAATTTTGCTGCTACGGATTCAGAAAACAGTGAAGATCGGAGTAGTAAGTCCTCGACTGCAGCAAGTGCTCCTAGGTGGAGGTTGGAGGCTGCAGTGGGAGGATATATTGGTGATAATAATGGGATTGCAAGTTCAAACAGGGACCAGAATTTAGTAGCCTTGATGGGTCAGCAGGGTAAAATTCGTACTGGTTTCGGTAAGAAGCCCAGGGGGAATCAGGTCAAAATCGAGAAGGAGAACTCTCATTCCAGCATGGAGTCTGACTCTCAGAGCTCCATCTTTGTCTTTGTGCAGGGAGCTAGCTCTGTGACCAGTAAGGGGAGACAAAGTAGGCGGTCTGCAAATTACGATGGAGAAAACAGTGATGATGAAGCTCAAGGCAGTGAACAGCGTTTTGCTGAAGAACTTCAAGCTGGATTTAGGAAAAATATGGCTGAATTTGAGGAAGTCTCACAAAGGTGCCTAGATGCTGATAACATTGGGTTATCAGAAGATCAAGATCCTTTGCTTGAGTCTATCACTGCACTCCAGTCTGCACAGGATGCACTTGCTCAAG AACTTCTTAAATTTAGggaatttggaaaagatgacagtGATGTGGTCCAGAATAGTAGTCCAAACTTATCTGAACCGCAGCAATATGGTGAGACTCGACAAACTCGTCCAACTTCATTGGAGAGTGAGATTGTTAACTTAAAGTGCAATGTTAACGAGTTAGAAAGCAAGCTTGCTGATACAAGGTCTATGCTTAAGGTGAAGGAAGATAAGGTTATTGAACTTGAAGCCTCTTTAAATTCTAGTGCACCACAACTGAAAGAAAACAGAAAAATCATAGATTTGGAAGAGAGAAATTTAAGAGAACTGAAGTCGGGACTTGAAAGCCTCTTCAAGGAAAAGATTGAAGCCGAGGTTGAGTCCCTGGTAGTATCTACGTGTCAAGATTTGAAAATAGCAGCACGGGATGAAATTACATTTTTGGAAGAACAAAAGACTCTAGTTACAGAACAAGCCGAGATAGTAAActtgtctgaaaacttaggaAACAGAGCGACCATGCTAAAGAGACGAGTGGACAACTTAGAAATAGAAGCAGAGGCTGGTGAAATTGTGAAGCTGGAGAAGAGAATATGTAAAGTTGCTTCGCTTTTCTTTATACAGTTGGTACTACTATTTCCAGTCCTTTGTTTTTTTGTTTTCCAGTTGGTTCCTGAATACACCGAGGATGTGCCCACCTAA